From the bacterium genome, one window contains:
- the recR gene encoding recombination mediator RecR, which translates to MVYGKTLSQLIGELERLPGVGPKSAQRLAFHILRLPIEETQRLANSITEARKRVCFCENCFNLTEEPLCEMCRDPRRDTTVIAVVAGPRDVAAMERTGEFRGLYHVLHGLISPMEGIGPEQLHIDHLIERVSDQGVTEVIMATNPTVEGDTTALYLARLLKPFGPRISRIAYGMPVGGDLDYADQATVISALQFRREL; encoded by the coding sequence ATGGTTTACGGTAAAACACTTTCTCAGCTTATCGGGGAATTGGAACGACTGCCGGGCGTGGGACCAAAATCAGCGCAACGGTTAGCGTTTCACATTTTAAGGCTTCCAATAGAAGAAACTCAACGGTTGGCGAATTCAATTACTGAAGCTCGCAAGCGCGTTTGTTTTTGCGAGAACTGCTTTAACCTCACGGAGGAGCCCCTTTGCGAAATGTGTCGTGACCCACGCAGGGATACTACGGTTATCGCCGTGGTAGCAGGACCTCGCGATGTCGCAGCTATGGAACGAACAGGGGAATTCCGCGGTTTGTATCATGTGCTTCATGGGCTAATTTCGCCGATGGAAGGTATCGGACCGGAACAGCTTCACATTGATCATCTGATTGAGCGCGTATCTGATCAGGGTGTGACTGAAGTTATTATGGCAACCAACCCGACAGTGGAAGGCGATACGACGGCTCTTTATCTGGCCCGCCTATTAAAACCGTTTGGTCCACGGATTTCACGTATTGCTTATGGAATGCCGGTCGGCGGCGACCTTGATTATGCCGACCAGGCAACGGTAATCTCAGCGCTGCAATTCCGGAGAGAACTTTGA
- a CDS encoding sugar phosphate isomerase/epimerase translates to MKKIGYTAVQISGFGQVDKKEVAKLLADSGLTVAATHFDWTDFLNDTEGLIEIHKMYNCKHTAIGGLWGKYNSPEGLKQFLSELPAVWEKLNAAGLDFSYHNHNHELARLDGKKTYLELLYDLSDPKMLNAELDLYWIQAGGGNPVSWVKRCAGREPLIHYKDFGVTADGETRYKDIGEGNLEWAEIIQASIGGGVEYALIEQDNTYDRDPFESLAISYNYLRQMGLS, encoded by the coding sequence GTGAAGAAGATCGGCTATACGGCCGTTCAAATTTCTGGATTTGGCCAAGTGGATAAGAAAGAAGTCGCCAAGTTGCTTGCCGACAGCGGACTAACCGTTGCGGCGACGCACTTTGATTGGACGGATTTCCTGAACGATACCGAAGGCCTGATTGAAATCCACAAAATGTACAACTGCAAGCACACGGCCATAGGCGGGCTTTGGGGTAAATATAATAGTCCTGAGGGGCTAAAGCAGTTCCTAAGCGAGCTTCCTGCGGTTTGGGAAAAACTCAATGCGGCAGGACTTGATTTCTCTTATCACAACCACAATCACGAGCTAGCCCGACTCGATGGCAAGAAAACTTACCTTGAGCTGCTCTATGACCTCTCCGATCCCAAGATGCTGAATGCGGAACTCGATTTGTACTGGATTCAAGCAGGGGGCGGCAATCCGGTCAGTTGGGTTAAGCGTTGCGCCGGTCGCGAACCGCTCATTCACTATAAAGATTTCGGAGTGACCGCCGACGGTGAAACGCGTTATAAAGATATCGGCGAAGGCAACCTCGAGTGGGCTGAGATTATTCAGGCTAGCATCGGGGGCGGCGTGGAGTATGCCCTGATCGAACAAGATAATACTTACGATCGAGACCCGTTCGAGTCGCTGGCAATCAGCTATAACTATTTACGCCAGATGGGCTTGAGTTAA
- a CDS encoding YbaB/EbfC family nucleoid-associated protein, whose amino-acid sequence MKMPKMPGMGNINQLMQQVQDAARQAQEMEEKLAAERFETSAGGGMVKATFNGVGSVLEIKIDPQVVDPDDVEMLQDLVVSAMRDGQEQAAKLRQKKVEEITGNMPNIPGLNMPM is encoded by the coding sequence ATGAAGATGCCGAAAATGCCTGGGATGGGTAACATAAATCAGTTGATGCAGCAGGTTCAAGACGCGGCGCGCCAGGCTCAAGAGATGGAAGAGAAATTGGCGGCGGAGCGTTTTGAAACAAGCGCCGGCGGCGGCATGGTTAAGGCAACCTTTAACGGTGTCGGCTCGGTGCTGGAGATTAAAATCGACCCGCAAGTCGTCGATCCAGACGATGTGGAGATGCTTCAGGACTTAGTGGTTAGCGCCATGCGAGACGGCCAGGAGCAAGCCGCTAAACTGCGCCAAAAAAAGGTCGAAGAGATAACCGGCAACATGCCGAATATCCCTGGCCTCAATATGCCGATGTAA